The genomic window TGCACATAGAGCAGAATCTTTTCCGCAGGGAAGCTGGACTTACCCGCCGGATGTTTGTTGCGGACGAACAGCTGAATTCCTGCATCCGCGGATGGAATCATGGCGTCGGTCTTCTCAAGCTTGATGCTTTTCGCCTGCGCAGCCGCGCCGACAAACATCGCCCCTGCCGCAAGACACGCCAGGGATACGCGCAAAAACTTCATGATCATCAAAGCCCTCCCAGGGACATCCATTTCGTATTTTTGAAAACCTGTTGGCTGGCACCGGAGCCAGACGAGGGATGTTAGGCAGGTTCCCGGTCGATGGGTAGCCGTGCGGGAGGAAAGGCTGACACCCTGATTTGAGCCCACGATTTCTATGAATGTGGATAGCCGGACATGACAAAGCCGCCCTGAGGCGGCTTGTCATCATTTCGTGTTCGATTGCGTGAAATCTTACACGGCCAAGAATTTCTGGAGCGGGCGAAGGGATTCGAACCCTCGACCCCGACCTTGGCAAGGTCGTGCTCTACCCCTGAGCTACACCCGCATCGCAGAGATTGGCGGGGCGCAATCGCGCCGCCGGGCAAACCTATGCCAAAAGCAGGCACGCAATGCAACAGGGCACGCAAGGCAACAGGGCGAATTCGTCATTTTCTGGGGTTAGTTCCCTGAAAGACCCAGATAACCACTTTTTCAACGATTTCCGGGACATTCCTGCCAATTGAAAATCGACCGCAAGACCGCCATCTATGGCTGCGGCCATGCTAGAACGGCTTTTCTTCCAGAAATAATGCGGCAGGCGAGGGATCACGTGACGATAGTTGAGCAAGGAAACGGGCCTTCGGCGGCGCCATCCGACCTTATCAAGGACACGACGACTCAGACGTTCGTTAAGGACGTTATTGAAGAATCAAAGCGCCAGCCGGTTCTGATCGATTTCTGGGCTCCGTGGTGCGGCCCGTGCAAGCAATTGACCCCCACCCTTGAAAAGGTCGTTCGCGCTGCCAAGGGCAAGGTCAAGCTGGTCAAAATGAATATCGACGAGCATCCGGCCATTCCGGGACAGATGGGCATTCAGTCGATTCCGGCGGTCATCGCCTTCGTCAATGGCCAGCCGGCCGATGGCTTCATGGGCGCGGTCCCTGAGAGCCAGGTGACAGCCTTCATCGACAAGCTGACCCAGGGCATGCCCTCAACCGGCAGCGCAGCTGATTTGATCGCGGAAGCCGAGGCGATCTTAGCCGAGGGCGACGCCGCCACCGCTGCATCTGTGTACGCGCAGGTTCTGAGCGAGGATGCGTCCAATATTCCAGCGATCGCGGGCCTTGCGCGGTGCTATGTGGTTGCCGGAGCTCTCGATCAGGCAAAGCAGACGCTGGGCATGGTCCCGGAGTCCAAGCGCAACGACGCAGCAATCTCCGCCGTGCAGACGATGCTCGATCTCGCCGAGCAAGCAAAATCCGTGGGACCTGTAACGGATCTCGAGCAGAAAGTCGCCGCAAATCCGGCTGATCATCAGGCGCGCTTCGACCTGTCGGTGGCGCTCAATGCCGCAGGCAAGCGTATCGAAGCTGCCAATCACCTGATGGAAATCGTCAAGCGTGATCGCAAATGGGACGACGACGGTGCGCGCAAGAAGCTGGTACAGTTTTTTGAGGCTTGGGGTCCGGCGGACGATGCCACCGTGGAAGGACGGAAACGTCTCTCGACGATTCTTTTTTCCTGACGTTTTTCGTCCGGCTCTCATATCGTGAGGGAAGCGAATGCCGATCAACGCCGAATATAGCGGACCGGCTGATCTTCCGGAAATCATCCCGGTGTTTCCGCTCGCGGGCGCGCTGCTGCTCCCGCGTGGCCAGATGCCGCTGAATATTTTTGAGCCGCGCTATCTGCAAATGGTAGACGATGCGTTGCGTGACGGGCATCGACTCATCGGCATGATCCAGCCGGATGTGACCCATTCCAACGACAGTGATCGTCCGTCACTATTCAAGGTCGGATGCGTCGGCAGAATAACCCAACTCGCCGAGTCGGGCGATGGCCGCTACATTCTCGAATTGACCGGCGTGTCACGCTTCAAGATTACTGAAGAGATGTCGGTATCCACTCCTTATCGCCAATGCCGGGTGGATTATTTCGCCTTCGTCGACGATTTCACCGCCCGAAAGGGGGAAGAGGACGTCAATCGTCAGGCTTTGCTGAATACATTGACGAATTTCCTGAAAGCGAATCGCCTCAAGGTCGATTGGGAAGGCATTGAAAGTGCCCCCAATGAGGCACTTGTGAACGCGCTGGCCATGATGTCTCCCTATGGACCAGCGGAGAAGCAGGCGCTGCTCGAAGCGCCTAATTTAAAGACCCGCGCGGAAATCCTCATCGCCGTGACCGAGATGGATCTGGCGAAAAAGAAGACGTCGGGCGATCCACCGCTGCAATGACTTCGAAACCGGCTCGCCCTGTTGCTGGTGTCCCAATTCCGAAGTTCGCACGGGCTTGTGGCTTGCTCCGATGCGAACTTCGGAATCAAAAGGACACTAGCGAGTCTATGATTTGAGTGCCGCTTTTGGATTTGAAGTTCTTCATCGAGCTTGCAGCTTCACTCGGAAGAACTTCAAGTTCGCGGCACTCGTGTGGTTTAGGTTCATGGAGCGAACTTCTGAACCACCACACGAGACCGGCAACGTGCTATGATCCAACGATCAGTTTTCGTATGGGAGCCTACCAAGATGACCGCAGCGAACGATCGCCCCGAAGGCGCCGTCGATCCGAAGCTTCTGGAAATCCTGGTATGCCCACAGACCAAGGGGCCATTGGAATTCGACAGCGCGCGGCAAGAGTTGATCTCTCGCTCAGCCAAGCTTGCTTACCCGATCCGGGATGGCATTCCCATCATGCTGCCGGAAGAAGCGCGTCGCATCGACTAAAGGTTCGGTTCTGATTGAATCAGAATCGAACCTCTTCAGATTCTTGTTTTAACGCGTTTTCTTCACGCGAACCGGTAGTCGCTTTGCGTGAGAACGCTTTAGCGTTAAAGCGCCTCGCCACGCAGCAACCGCGGCACCTCGCCTGACAGGCCCGCCGCCTGCCGGATGAATGCGCTTTTCAGCGGCGGCACGCGATCGACCAGACCAAGCCCGATATCACGAACCGTGCGCAGCAATGTCGAATGGTTCGAGAACAGCATATTGAGCGAGTTGGTCGCGACACCCATCGCAACCGTGTCAAAGCGCCGCCACCGCTGATACCGCTCCAGCACATCAGCCTGCCCCGGATCGAGGCCGAGCCGCGCTGCATCGACGATCACCTCGGCCAATGCCGCCGCATCCTTGAGACCCATGTTGAGGCCCTGCCCGGCGATGGGGTGGATGACATGCGCGGCATCGCCAACGAGAGCCAGACGTTCGGCAATGAAAGAACGCGCGACGAAGTAGCCAAGCGGAAATGCACGCGGCTTGTCGAGCGGCTGTAGCTCGCCGAGGTGCAGTCCAAACCGGGTTTCAAGCTCGCGCTTGAAATCATCTGCGGGCAAATCGACGATGCGTGCGGCCTCACGCCGGCTTTCCGTCCATACCAGCGACGAGCGTTTGCCCTTGAGCGGCAGAATTGCAAACGGCCCCGCTGGCAGGAAATGTTCCTCGGCGCGGCCTTGGTGGTCACGCTCGTGCCCGACCGTGACGACAATACCTGATTGATCGTAATCCCAGCCGTGCGTCACGATGCCTGCACGTTCGCGCAGTTTCGAACGGGCGCCATCAGCTGCAATCAGCAGGCTCGCTTCAATCTCACGGCCGTCGCTCAGCGTGACCTTCGTACTGTCGGCACGAGATTCATAAGTGGAGACCGCTGTGGCGGTGAGTTCGATGCCCTCGGCTTCAGCTCGCTTCACCAGCGCGTCGATTAGAAGGCGATTTTCGACCATATGCGCGAACGGCTCGCCGGGCTCTACGTCGCCCGTGAATGTCAGAAAAGTCGGGCGCGTCACATCTTCAAGTTTGCTGTCGGTCACCACCATGTCGAGGATCGGCTGCGCATCGGCCGCAACGTGACCCCAGACGCCGATTGTTTCAAACAACCTGCGGCACGCGGCCACGATGGCCGAAGCGCGGGGATCGCGGCTTGGACGCGTGGCGAGAGCTGGATCAGCCACCACCACCGGAATCTCCGGCCCGAGCGCCTGACGGATCGCCAGCGCGAGCCCAAGACCGGCAAATGCGCCGCCTCCGATCACGATACTTCGTTGTGACGACATGATATTTCGCTACCTTTGAACCACTCTTGCCTCACGTCCGGCCATAAGGGAAATATGACACAGCGCGCGGGGCCGAAAGGTGCGGCTCTGGCATCTTTTTATCAGGGTTTACGGAACGCCGGAAACCTTAGCACCTGCAGAATGTCAAATCCGCTCCACGAGATGCGACAGATCGGAACATAGTGAATGTCAAAGAGCCTGATTGACCTGTTATCGATTCTCGATATCGAGCAGCTCGAAGTGAATATGTTCCGCGGCAACAGCCCCAAGACCCGCTGGCAGCGGGTGTTTGGCGGCCAGGTGATCGGACAGGCACTGGTTGCCTCTTGCCGCACAGTCGAAGGCCGGATGCCGCATTCGCTGCATTGCTACTTCATCCTGCCGGGCGATCCGCAAATTCCGATTATCTATGAGGTCGAGCGGCTGCGTGACGGCAGGAGCTACGCCACCCGCCGCGTGACCGCCATTCAGCATGGCAACGCGATTTTTTCGATGATGGTGTCCTTCCACATCGAGGAGGAAGATTCCTTCAATCATCAGGACACGATGCCTGATGTGCCGCCGCCAGATAAACTGACGGCAGAAGAGCTGATGAAAGAACCGTTGTTCGATCAAATGCCGGAATACATCAAGCGCTACTACGAATCCGACCGTCCGATTGAACTGCGCCCCGTCGAATTCAAACGCTACTTTGGCGAAAAGATCCCAGACGGACGCATCAACATCTGGATTCGCACTGCAGCAAAATTGCCGGACGACCCGGCACTGCATCAATGCGCGCTCGCCTACGCGTCGGATTTCTCCCTATTGGACTCCGTGATGTCGCGCTATGGCCGAACGCTGTTCGATGGCCGCGTCATGGCTGCAAGTCTCGATCACGCCATGTGGTTTCACCGTCCGTTCCGGGCTGACGAATGGCTGCTTTACAGTCAGGACAGCCCGAATGCGCGTGGAGGACGGGGCTTGGCCCGCGGACTGATCTTCAAGCCCGATGGCACACTGGTGGCGTCCGTGGCCCAGGAAGGCTCACTTCGCGAAAAGCGCGATGAGCTGATCAAGCCTAAAGCCTGACTGTCGAGGCAATCGCGCGAAAAAGCCGACTGTAGATAGCGATCGCCGGCGCGAGCGACTGCCTTAAAACAAGGCATTTGAGCAGATTACTTCCTGCGCGCCTTGCCAATAAAACTGGCACAGGTACAAGAGCACGAGCATGCTGCCCCAACAGGATGCCGGCCGCAGAGAAAGCCCTGCCATGAAACTCATCACTGCCATCATCAAACCCTTCAAACTTGAGGAAGTCCGCCAGGCACTTACCGCCATTGGCGTGCATGGAATGACCGTGACCGAAGTGAAGGGCTTTGGCCGCCAGAAAGGCCATACCGAGATTTACCGGGGCGCCGAGTACATCGTGAATTTCCTGCCCAAGCTTCGTATTGAGATCGCCGTCGGCTCGGATATGGCCGAGAAGGCGGTTGAAGTGATCACGGCCGGCGCGCGGACCGGCCAGATCGGCGATGGCAAGGTGTTCGTCACGCCGATCGAGAACGCCGTGCGGATCCGCACCGGCGAAACCGACAACGACGCTCTTTAATCCTGACCCACATCATCCAGCGACTGCGGGTGCTTTGAAGCGACCGCGCAACGAACGAAGCCGGGGGAATCCATGACTAACCTGCCGCGTGCCGCCACCCGGACAGCGGCGGCTATTGCTGTTGCAACGTTGGCTTTCGCGATCACAACACCTGCCTTTGCCGAGACGGCCAAAATCGACACCGCCGATACGGCATGGATGATCGTGGCAACAGCCTTCGTGCTGATGATGACGATCCCGGGTCTCGCGCTGTTTTATTCCGGCATGGTTCGCAAGAAGAACGTGCTCGCGACCATGGCGCAGAGCCTGACCGCGGTGGCCCTGATCTCGATCCTCTGGATTGCCTACGGATACAGTCTGACGTTTGTGGGTGACGATGCGGTACTCGGCACGTTCGACCGCGCCTTTTTGTCCGGCATGACAATGGACAGCATCAATCCGCTTGCAAAGACCATTCCTGAAGCACTTTTCGTCCTCTACCAGATGACCTTCGCTATCATTACAGTGGCGCTGGTGGCGGGCTCCGTCGCCGATCGCATGCGCTTCTCGGCCTATGTGATTTTTTGTGTTGTCTGGTTCACCTTCGTGTATGTGCCGCTGGCTCACTGGGTATGGGGTGGCGGCTTCTTGGGTCAAGCCGGCGTGCTCGATTTCGCCGGCGGCCTCGTTGTGCATTTGAGCGCCGGCACCGCCGGATTGGTGGCCACAAAGGTGATGGGCAACCGCCGCGGCTACGGCACGGAGAATTTATCGCCTTACGATCTATCTCTCGCAGTGATCGGCACAGGCCTGTTGTGGGTCGGCTGGTTCGGCTTCAACGGCGGATCGGCTTTGCAGGCCAACTCGCGTGCCGTGATGGCGATTCTCGCGACGCATCTCGCGGCCTGCGCGGGCGCGGTCACGTGGATCGCGATCGAGTGGATCACGCGGCGCAAGCCATCGGTGCTCGGCATGATTTCCGGCGCGGTGGCCGGTCTTGGCACCATTACGCCGGCGTCCGGCTTTGTCGAGCCGTGGCATGGCATCGTGATCGGCATTGCGGCCGGACTGGTGTGTTACTGGGCGTGTACGGCTCTCAAGCACCGTTTCAAATACGATGACAGCCTTGACGTCTTTGGCATTCACGGAATCGGTGGCCTGCTCGGGACACTGCTGATTGGCATTTTTGGAACCGCGGCGATCGGTGGCGTTTCCGGAATGCTTGAGGGCAATCCAAAATTGCTTTTGATCCAATTCTACGGCGCCGCGGTGGTTTTCGCCTGGACGGGAGCGGCAACTTTCGTGCTGCTGAAGGCCATCGATATTGTTTCAGGCCTGCGAGTCTCGCATGAGCATGAAGTCGAAGGCCTCGACATCACCCAGCACGGCGAAGCTCTTCAATAAGCTTCCTCCCGGAATGCGCCGCAAGCTCTGGGTTCATCAACGGCCAATTTTCCGAATGGAACTCCTCCTGCCTTCTCAATGGGCAGGATTATGTCGGCACTCTGGTGTGCCTATGTTTTTGGCACTCCTGTCGATCTTTTAGGCGCGACAAAGTAGCCCGATGTCGCTGGCCGTCGCGCTAGGCCGAAAAGCTTCGGATTCATAAGCCGTTAGCAAATCTTCTCCGGTGTGGCACGGCATTTGATTCTACGGGTGCTGGCTGTGCCCGTGGAGCGTTTTTCTTCGCGTGGTGACCCTCAGTCGAGATCGCTCGGTCCACCGGAACCGGGCCCAAGCGGGGAATTACCTATGAAAATTGTTATGGCCATCATCAAGCCATTCAAGCTGGAAGAGGTCCGCGATGCCCTGACCGCCATTGGCGTTCACGGCCTCACGGTGACGGAAGTCAAGGGATATGGCCGCCAGAAAGGCCATACAGAGATCTACCGCGGCGCTGAGTACGCGGTGAGTTTTCTTCCAAAGATCAAGATCGAGGTCGCTATTGCCTCGGCTCAGGTCGACAAAACCATCGACGCCATCACCGCTGCCGCGAAGACCGGTCAGATCGGCGACGGCAAGATCTTTGTCATGAATCTCGACCACGCGGTTCGTATCCGCACCGGCGAAGCTGACGACGCGGCCCTCTGATTTCGCGCAAACCTCATCTTATCAGGAGTACAAACAAATGACGTTGAAGCGTCCCACCAGCGCGGGATTGGCGGCTCTTGCAGTCGGGCTATTTGCCACGACCGCCGCTTATGCCGCACCGACCATCAACAAGGGCGACAATGCCTGGGTGATGACATCGGCGATTCTCGTGTTGCTGATGACCATTCCGGGCCTTGCGCTATTTTACGGCGGACTGGTCCGTTCCAAGAACATGCTTTCCGTGCTGGCGCAGGTGTTTTACTGCGTCTGCATCGTCACCGTGATCTGGGCGGTCTACGGTTACAGCCTCGCCTTCACTGGCGGCTCCGATTTCATCGGCGGCTTCTCCAAGGCTTTCATGGCCGGCATCACCACCGACTCGGCCGCAGCGACCTTCAGCGTCGACGCGAACATTTCCGAGCTGGTGTATTTCTGTTTCCAGCTGACCTTCGCAGCGATTACGCCCGCTCTGATCGTCGGCGCCTTTGCTGAACGCACGAAGTTCGCAGCTTTCGCACTCTTCATCCCGCTCTGGGTCACGCTGATCTATTTCCCGATCGCGCACATGGTCTGGTATTGGCCAGGTCCGGATGCCATCAGCGACGCCGCGAAGGCTCTCGCGGCAGCGGCTGACG from Nitrobacteraceae bacterium AZCC 1564 includes these protein-coding regions:
- a CDS encoding uncharacterized protein YbaR (Trm112 family) (product_source=COG2835; cog=COG2835; ko=KO:K09791; pfam=PF03966; superfamily=158997), producing the protein MTAANDRPEGAVDPKLLEILVCPQTKGPLEFDSARQELISRSAKLAYPIRDGIPIMLPEEARRID
- a CDS encoding nitrogen regulatory protein P-II 2 (product_source=KO:K04752; cath_funfam=3.30.70.120; cog=COG0347; ko=KO:K04752; pfam=PF00543; smart=SM00938; superfamily=54913) gives rise to the protein MLPQQDAGRRESPAMKLITAIIKPFKLEEVRQALTAIGVHGMTVTEVKGFGRQKGHTEIYRGAEYIVNFLPKLRIEIAVGSDMAEKAVEVITAGARTGQIGDGKVFVTPIENAVRIRTGETDNDAL
- a CDS encoding nitrogen regulatory protein P-II 2 (product_source=KO:K04752; cath_funfam=3.30.70.120; cog=COG0347; ko=KO:K04752; pfam=PF00543; smart=SM00938; superfamily=54913), producing MKIVMAIIKPFKLEEVRDALTAIGVHGLTVTEVKGYGRQKGHTEIYRGAEYAVSFLPKIKIEVAIASAQVDKTIDAITAAAKTGQIGDGKIFVMNLDHAVRIRTGEADDAAL
- a CDS encoding 2-octaprenyl-6-methoxyphenol hydroxylase (product_source=KO:K03185; cath_funfam=3.50.50.60; cog=COG0654; ko=KO:K03185; pfam=PF01494; superfamily=51905; tigrfam=TIGR01988; transmembrane_helix_parts=Inside_1_6,TMhelix_7_26,Outside_27_406); translated protein: MSSQRSIVIGGGAFAGLGLALAIRQALGPEIPVVVADPALATRPSRDPRASAIVAACRRLFETIGVWGHVAADAQPILDMVVTDSKLEDVTRPTFLTFTGDVEPGEPFAHMVENRLLIDALVKRAEAEGIELTATAVSTYESRADSTKVTLSDGREIEASLLIAADGARSKLRERAGIVTHGWDYDQSGIVVTVGHERDHQGRAEEHFLPAGPFAILPLKGKRSSLVWTESRREAARIVDLPADDFKRELETRFGLHLGELQPLDKPRAFPLGYFVARSFIAERLALVGDAAHVIHPIAGQGLNMGLKDAAALAEVIVDAARLGLDPGQADVLERYQRWRRFDTVAMGVATNSLNMLFSNHSTLLRTVRDIGLGLVDRVPPLKSAFIRQAAGLSGEVPRLLRGEAL
- a CDS encoding Amt family ammonium transporter (product_source=KO:K03320; cath_funfam=1.10.3430.10; cleavage_site_network=SignalP-TM; cog=COG0004; ko=KO:K03320; pfam=PF00909; superfamily=111352; tigrfam=TIGR00836; transmembrane_helix_parts=Inside_1_6,TMhelix_7_29,Outside_30_43,TMhelix_44_66,Inside_67_77,TMhelix_78_100,Outside_101_130,TMhelix_131_153,Inside_154_157,TMhelix_158_180,Outside_181_189,TMhelix_190_212,Inside_213_224,TMhelix_225_247,Outside_248_261,TMhelix_262_284,Inside_285_288,TMhelix_289_311,Outside_312_314,TMhelix_315_334,Inside_335_346,TMhelix_347_369,Outside_370_383,TMhelix_384_406,Inside_407_436); this translates as MTNLPRAATRTAAAIAVATLAFAITTPAFAETAKIDTADTAWMIVATAFVLMMTIPGLALFYSGMVRKKNVLATMAQSLTAVALISILWIAYGYSLTFVGDDAVLGTFDRAFLSGMTMDSINPLAKTIPEALFVLYQMTFAIITVALVAGSVADRMRFSAYVIFCVVWFTFVYVPLAHWVWGGGFLGQAGVLDFAGGLVVHLSAGTAGLVATKVMGNRRGYGTENLSPYDLSLAVIGTGLLWVGWFGFNGGSALQANSRAVMAILATHLAACAGAVTWIAIEWITRRKPSVLGMISGAVAGLGTITPASGFVEPWHGIVIGIAAGLVCYWACTALKHRFKYDDSLDVFGIHGIGGLLGTLLIGIFGTAAIGGVSGMLEGNPKLLLIQFYGAAVVFAWTGAATFVLLKAIDIVSGLRVSHEHEVEGLDITQHGEALQ
- a CDS encoding putative thioredoxin (product_source=KO:K05838; cath_funfam=1.25.40.10,3.40.30.10; cog=COG3118; ko=KO:K05838; pfam=PF00085,PF14559,PF14561; superfamily=48452,52833; tigrfam=TIGR01068), which encodes MTIVEQGNGPSAAPSDLIKDTTTQTFVKDVIEESKRQPVLIDFWAPWCGPCKQLTPTLEKVVRAAKGKVKLVKMNIDEHPAIPGQMGIQSIPAVIAFVNGQPADGFMGAVPESQVTAFIDKLTQGMPSTGSAADLIAEAEAILAEGDAATAASVYAQVLSEDASNIPAIAGLARCYVVAGALDQAKQTLGMVPESKRNDAAISAVQTMLDLAEQAKSVGPVTDLEQKVAANPADHQARFDLSVALNAAGKRIEAANHLMEIVKRDRKWDDDGARKKLVQFFEAWGPADDATVEGRKRLSTILFS
- a CDS encoding acyl-CoA thioesterase-2 (product_source=KO:K10805; cath_funfam=3.10.129.10; cog=COG1946; ko=KO:K10805; pfam=PF13622; superfamily=54637; tigrfam=TIGR00189), coding for MSKSLIDLLSILDIEQLEVNMFRGNSPKTRWQRVFGGQVIGQALVASCRTVEGRMPHSLHCYFILPGDPQIPIIYEVERLRDGRSYATRRVTAIQHGNAIFSMMVSFHIEEEDSFNHQDTMPDVPPPDKLTAEELMKEPLFDQMPEYIKRYYESDRPIELRPVEFKRYFGEKIPDGRINIWIRTAAKLPDDPALHQCALAYASDFSLLDSVMSRYGRTLFDGRVMAASLDHAMWFHRPFRADEWLLYSQDSPNARGGRGLARGLIFKPDGTLVASVAQEGSLREKRDELIKPKA
- a CDS encoding Lon protease-like protein (product_source=COG2802; cath_funfam=2.30.130.40; cog=COG2802; ko=KO:K07157; pfam=PF02190; smart=SM00464; superfamily=88697); translation: MPINAEYSGPADLPEIIPVFPLAGALLLPRGQMPLNIFEPRYLQMVDDALRDGHRLIGMIQPDVTHSNDSDRPSLFKVGCVGRITQLAESGDGRYILELTGVSRFKITEEMSVSTPYRQCRVDYFAFVDDFTARKGEEDVNRQALLNTLTNFLKANRLKVDWEGIESAPNEALVNALAMMSPYGPAEKQALLEAPNLKTRAEILIAVTEMDLAKKKTSGDPPLQ